A single window of Anomaloglossus baeobatrachus isolate aAnoBae1 chromosome 9, aAnoBae1.hap1, whole genome shotgun sequence DNA harbors:
- the LY6G6C gene encoding lymphocyte antigen 6 complex locus protein G6c: MKSLLFMSLALGLIAIASALTCKSCRFRALSFCILKSSSSEVDCPSGGNCSSTKVYLGSFNLFDKQSCDNPCVEGKNKTDSTFGFQYDTTCCNTNLCNSGTSAKMSVFVGLGMGLLWLLNVV; this comes from the exons ATGAAGTCTCTTCTTTTTATGAGTTTGGCTCTTGGGCTGATTGCTATCG CCTCTGCCCTAACGTGTAAGAGCTGCAGATTCCGAGCACTATCCTTCTGCATCCTCAAATCTTCATCTTCAGAAGTCGACTGCCCCTCTGGTGGAAACTGCTCCTCTACTAAAGTGTACTTGG gatcCTTCAACTTGTTCGACAAACAGAGTTGTGATAATCCTTGCGTAGAAGGAAAAAACAAGACCGACAGTACCTTTGGTTTTCAGTATGACACGACATGTTGTAACACAAACCTGTGTAACAGTGGAACCTCTGCAAAGATGTCCGTCTTCGTTGGGCTGGGCATGGGGCTTCTTTGGCTTCTGAATGTCGTATGA